The Ignavibacteriales bacterium genome contains the following window.
TTTCTGGCAAGTCCGCTAAGAAAATTATTTCATAAACCGGAACAAATCGTATCTCCATATCTGAAAAAAGGAATGACCGTTCTCGAAGTTGGACCCGGGATGGGATTCTTCACGCTTCCGATAGCGAAATTGGTTGGTCCGCAGGGTAAAATTGTTTGCGTCGATGTTCAAGAAAAAATGATCAAGAGTTTGATACGGCGTGGAACCCGTGCCGGACTCTCAGAAAGAATTATCACACGAATTACATCTGGTGATTCGCTACAAGTCAGTGATTTTTTTAACAGAGTTGACTTTGCACTTTTGTTCGCGGTTATTCATGAGGTTTCTGACCAAGAAAAACTTTTACGTGAAGTGCATGCCTCTCTGAAAGATAAATCACTTGTTCTTATCTCCGAACCTAAAGGTCATGTAACATCAGATGAATTCAATCAAACTCTGGTA
Protein-coding sequences here:
- a CDS encoding class I SAM-dependent methyltransferase, whose product is MAEHVCPWWVGYFLASPLRKLFHKPEQIVSPYLKKGMTVLEVGPGMGFFTLPIAKLVGPQGKIVCVDVQEKMIKSLIRRGTRAGLSERIITRITSGDSLQVSDFFNRVDFALLFAVIHEVSDQEKLLREVHASLKDKSLVLISEPKGHVTSDEFNQTLVVAKCVGFDIAAMPEIKRGRNALLRKK